In Lycium ferocissimum isolate CSIRO_LF1 chromosome 3, AGI_CSIRO_Lferr_CH_V1, whole genome shotgun sequence, the genomic window CGTGTGCTTGTAATTTGGATAATTGAGTTCACATGGTGTTTGATTAATCTTTTATCAATGCATACTTTTCGTTCTGACAGTTGTTCAGTTCTTGGACGATGCTATTAAGGATTTagtaattaattatttcttacATTAAATGAAACGTGCTAACCCCGCAGCTTAGTACAAAATACGGAGTATATTTTATCTCACATGTTTGTTTTTTGTAAAGCATTAAATTAgcttgaattaaagatttgagaAATCAATCAATTTTTTGAGTACTCACAACATAAAACACTCTTGATCTTAttcatatactccctccgttcacttttactcaTGCACTATGAACTTTCTtgacaccccttaagaaataataaatgaagtgctgaATTTAtcatgatagccatattaattgttgcatatttttaatgaatttaaaaaataatttagaaatgagtaattaatactataggtaaaacagaaaaaaaaaattgtcttgtcttgatatgctaaaaatgataagtaaagtaaaaattcatttttagaatactggacaagtaaaattgAACTGTGGAGTATTATGCTAGTATTTCCTAAGACTTTTCCTAAGTAAGTGGCTATCCATAATCAAATCTTGAATTAATTTATATGCTTTACGACGTTACTAGGATTTTCAAAGAGGAAAGAAGAATAAATCGTTCATTAGAATTCGTCACCTGTAGATTGCTTAACAAATTGAAATAAGTTGTTTTCAAGAGAGGATTCTATCTTCATCACGAAGTATTCATACTTTATAGTATTTTAccatctttaattattttttattggtTTTTCATATTCGGCGTCCAATACCTATATCAGGACCCCAATTAAATTTCGATTTGCATCGAAAAATTCCATATGGGGTTATAAAATACTCCTTAACAAAGACGATTTCATACCTAAAACTCAAATTCAAAACTTTCGATTAAGAGTGAAAGAGTCCTTATCTCTCTACCACAACGATGTTGTTTGTTCGAATATATTTTGATTGCGATAGCAAAATACTGTTGTATAGAACATATGCTGCAACATAATATGAAAAATCGGTTCCAAAGAAAACTTAACCATTATAAATGGAATGATATTACAAAGGATGTGTATTCATAGAGAGATTTGACTATACTTTATTCTGATTTTTAATAGATATGATTATAATAGTACGCAACTTCCAAAAGCAACCAATAAGTTTAGCATTTATTATTTCCAATATTTTCTGTTATTCAATTCTTCACCTTCCCAACCGTACTTTCACAACTAGCCCCTTTATCCCACAAAGTTCCTTCTTTCTCTCAaaaatttcatcatttttttttctcttgtaaAGGTTCCTTTTCTGTCAAAAGATTTTTTCTTGTCTTTTCAATTTAATGCTTTCTGCCAAAAGATTTAAATGTTTCTGTTAATTTATTGCTTTCTGTCAAatcatttcttttcttgttcctGTTAAAGTTCCTGCTATTTGCTAAACGACGTCGTTTTTGTTCATTAAATTCTTGTTCTCTGCTCAAAAGATTCCATTTTTACTGTTAAGTTCTTGCTCTCTTCAAATATTTCATTTGTTTCTGTTAAGTTCTTGCCttgtgctaaaaaaaaaaaaaaaaaaaaaaagaatcattttCTCTGTTAAGTTCCTGTTTtctgtggaaaaaaaaaattgatcttttCCTGTTGAGTTCTTGCTTTTTGCtaaaaagatttcatttttttctgttAAGTCCTTGTTTTCTgttcaaagattttttttttctcggtaCTTTGATTTAGTTCAAAAGATTCAGTTTTTATTGACTAAATCATTAATGGGTTGCTGTTAAGTTCTTGTTTTCTGTTCaaagatttcatttttaactGTTTAAGTTCTTGTTCGCTGTTCaaagatttcatttttaactGTTAAGTTCTTGTTCTCTGTTCaaagatttcatttttaactGTTAAGTTCTTGTTTTCTGTTcaaagatttcattttttttatttttttgctgtGTTGCTTCAATTTAGTtcaaaagattcaatttttattaACTAATCCATTAATGGGTTGCTCAGCTTCACGTTCTTATGACTTTGTCACAACAGATCAGCAAAATCCATGGAATTATTCATCTTCTTCACATACACAATCTCCATATTCATACTCAGATTCATCTTCAACTCCAGTTTCAAGAACACTTTCACTTCCTACTCCTTTAGTTCATCATCCTGCTATGAGAAAAGGAGACACAAATCATTTGGTTTCTCTTACTTCCACCACTTATGGTTCACTTGTCTTAATTGAACCCCAAATTCCAAACCCTAACCCTAACCCTAACCCTAATTACCTAATTGGGACTGACACACAAGACCCTTTATCTCCTGATTCAGTAATCAACACATGGGAGCTAATGGAAGGGCTTGATGAGTTTGATTTCCATATGGTTACTAAGTCCAAGAGTCTTGATATTCAAAGTGAGTTAGATACAAATGAGTTGGAAAAAACCTATGAGTTTGTTGAGCACTCGGATTCGAAgccgttatggaagcatttgtCTGAGGAACAATTGCTTTCTAAAATGGATCCTAATGTAGCTTCAAGCTATAGACAAGCATTGTCTTCCAAAAGATTCGGATACAAAGAGTCGGATGATTGTGCAAAGCGTGAAATTGTTAGTTCTATAGAGTTAGAGTCAAGTAATGCAGGCTTAAAGGGTATAGAGGATAAAATACAGCCCGAAATTGTTAGTTCGATAGAGAAAGAGTCAAGTAATGGAAAGTTAAAGGGTACAGAGGATAAAATACAGCCCGAAATTGTTAGCTCGATAGAGTTAGAGTCAAGTAATGCAAATTTATTGAAGGGTACAGAGGATAAGATTGTTCTGTATTTTACTAGTTTAAGAGGAATCAGGAAGACTTATGAAGAATGCTGCACCGTGCGAATGATCTTTAAAGGGTTTCGGGTATGTGTGGATGAAAGAGATGTATCTATGGATTCATCATATAGAAAAGAGTTGCAAAGCGTTTTGGAAGGGAAGATGGTTAATTTGCCTCAGGTGTTTATTGGAGGAAAGTACGTTGGTGGTGCGGAAGAGATTAAGCAACTTCATGAGGCTGGAGAACTGGCTAAGCTTGTGGAAGGGTTTGCAGTTAAGAAATCCGGTTTCGTTTGTGAAAGCTGTGGCGATGCGAGGTTTGTACCCTGCCCGAATTGCAGTGGGAGTCGCAAAGTATTTGAAGAGGAGGAAGGGAAGTTGAGGAGGTGCCCTAATTGTAATGAAAATGGATTGATTCGATGCCCTGGCTGTTGCCCATGAATATTGATTTGCATTTGTCATGTACATGCTTCCACTATCTTATTCGAGGTCTATGAATTTATGTTACTACTTATGTATTGATATTGAAATGTGTAGTTTCCTCTTGTAGACCTATTTCAAGTGTCCATATTCTCTAGCTCTGGAAGATTCATGTTCACCGACTTTTTGAACAACTCAGAAGTAATAAATATTGTGAACAAACATGTGATTTTGAAATGTTCTGTTTCTTCTGGTTTGAATGAAAGTATTCGTGGGATTCTTAGAGATATTTACCTTCGATAAGCTACATTATCAAATGTTTCGACAAGTTTTTTTTTCGTTGCAGCATGTAGTTAGTATCAACTGTTTTGAATTCATGGATTCATGTACGGATGTTCCTTCCTTGGTTTACTACCTCTACGTTGATGCTATTAAGTTTTGGTTGATATTATATTTTGTGGATTACCACATATTAGTATATACTATTTGTAACTTGATAAGCTGCTTGTTGGATTGAAAAATACCATCTGTCTTACTATAGTCTTAAGACTGAGGATGACCAATTTTTCCGATTAGGTCTGGAGTTAGTTCTGGGATTTGGACTGAAATTGAATCAAAATATACTATTCTTAAGTGATGATGAAGTCCAAAAGAACTGCAAAACAAATCTACAGATAATATTTTCCGGAAGGTAATGTGCTTTTCTCAGACTGAACTGAATTGGCAGTTCTCgaaatttttatgatttttgagGATACATGCAACATGCTTCTAACAAGATGATTGTAAGCTATTATGCCGTAATATTCAGGGCTAGGCGACTTCGTTCTGCTTCTGTATTATCTTCTCTTTTGGTGATACAGATATTTCCATGTTCTGTTTGGTATGCTAAGAAAGTAAATGCTTTTATTTACCATCTTTTGCTTTCATTGATGAAGTGCACTTTTCTAGTATGTCTGTCTTAGACCAATTAATTTGTTTGGTGAGTTTCTCATATAATAACGCTGGGTGATTTCTCAATTATCCGGTACCTGTGCTAGTGGAATGTTGCATGTGAAATAGTCGAGGTGCATGCATATCACTCCATACACATCCTTCATAAAAATGATTTTGTTCTGATGAGTTGCTTTGAAGCTTTCCCATATTTCTCTGGCTCCAGGATCTATGTTGTAATGGACACCTAACTATCTGCTACAGGGGCGTTATCTATCACCAACAAATGTTACAACAGCTTCTTTCAGTAATTTTAGGTCTGATTTTTATATAGATAGATCAGCATGTTAGtgtttatatttatacataaaaactTGAAGTTGGTCAGAAGTCAAAAGTGAGACTGATTCCAGTAGTAGCCGTGTTGTAGTTGAAGGCTTCACATCCTTTACTGGCTTCTTCATGCTCTTCAGGACAGAGATAATTTTAGAGTGTTGAATATTGGCGTAAGAAGAGATGAACATTTGAGAGAAAGGAATCAAACAATGGTCAAAAACTGATTTAGTGCCAATTTTTCTTTACTAAACTAAGGTTAAATACATTGATGCTATCGAAATTTGACAATATATTTTGTTTAAACACTTTAGTCTTCAGGACAGCCTGTCCGCAGATCGACTAATTTTATAAGGCACATGTCATCTCCCACCGGTACATATACTGGGGCCAGTTTGTCCACACGCGACTAATTTTACAAGGTACTTGTTACCTTCCACCAACACAGATAGCCAGTTTGTCCGCAACTCGACTAATTTCATAGGGTGCTTGTTACCTTCTACCAGTACAGATGTCGGATAACTCTGTTCGCTAAAACTTGAACAAATAGGAAGAATAATGTTTTTTCTTGTGTTGGGATTTCAACTTGAGATTTTGTGATTCTCACTTCACTTTGTTGACCACTAGGTCATATTTTTATGTGCTATATTTAGCCCATAGTTTTCATTTCGGCgactttcttttccaaactgCTCTAAACCATTTTTTCTCGAGTCGAGAC contains:
- the LOC132049095 gene encoding uncharacterized protein At5g39865-like — its product is MGCSASRSYDFVTTDQQNPWNYSSSSHTQSPYSYSDSSSTPVSRTLSLPTPLVHHPAMRKGDTNHLVSLTSTTYGSLVLIEPQIPNPNPNPNPNYLIGTDTQDPLSPDSVINTWELMEGLDEFDFHMVTKSKSLDIQSELDTNELEKTYEFVEHSDSKPLWKHLSEEQLLSKMDPNVASSYRQALSSKRFGYKESDDCAKREIVSSIELESSNAGLKGIEDKIQPEIVSSIEKESSNGKLKGTEDKIQPEIVSSIELESSNANLLKGTEDKIVLYFTSLRGIRKTYEECCTVRMIFKGFRVCVDERDVSMDSSYRKELQSVLEGKMVNLPQVFIGGKYVGGAEEIKQLHEAGELAKLVEGFAVKKSGFVCESCGDARFVPCPNCSGSRKVFEEEEGKLRRCPNCNENGLIRCPGCCP